In the Aquimarina spinulae genome, AAGAGAATACGTAAGGATATCATTAGGAGGATTGCGTGATGAAGCAGAAATAAGAGGGCATCGAAAAACATATATAGGAGCAATGCCAGGTAGAATTATCCAAAGTCTTAAGAAAGCAGGAACCAGTAATCCTGTATTTGTATTAGACGAAATAGATAAATTATCAGTAGGTAATCAAGGCGATCCATCATCTGCGTTATTAGAAGTTTTAGACCCCGAGCAGAATTCAGAATTTCATGATAATTTTCTTGAGATGGGATTTGATCTCTCTAAAGTAATGTTTATTGCTACTTCTAACAGCCTGGGAACAATTCAGCCTGCACTTAGAGATCGTATGGAAATCATTAATGTTACAGGGTATACGATTGAAGAAAAAATAGAGATTGCCAAACAACACTTGTTACCAAAACAGCTAGAAGAACACGGGTTGAATAAATCCCATATAAAAATGGGGAAGACGCAACTAGAAAAAATAGTTGAAGGATATACCAGAGAATCTGGAGTACGAGGCCTGGAAAAACAAATTGCTAAAATGGTACGTTATGCTGCGAAGAATATAGCAATGGAAGAGGAGTATAATGTGAAAATTAGTAATGAAGATATTATTGAGGTTCTTGGAGCACCAAAGTTAGAACGTGATAAGTATGAAAATAATGATGTCGCAGGTGTAGTAACAGGACTTGCATGGACAAGTGTAGGTGGAGATATTCTATTTATAGAATCTATTTTGTCTAAAGGAAAAGGTAGCCTGACTATTACCGGAAACTTAGGGAAAGTGATGAAAGAATCTGCTACCATTGCTATGGAATATATAAAGGCTAATGCTGTAGAATTAGGTATTAATCCAGATATTTTTGAAACCTATAATGTACATATACACGTACCAGAAGGGGCTACGCCAAAAGATGGTCCTAGCGCAGGAGTTACAATGCTGACATCTCTGGTTTCTTTATTTACACAACGTAAAGTGAAGAAAAGTCTTGCCATGACAGGAGAGATTACATTAAGAGGAAAAGTATTACCTGTTGGTGGAATTAAAGAAAAAATCCTTGCTGCAAAAAGAGCACATATAAAAGAGATATTACTTTGCGAAGATAACAGGAGAGATATTAATGAAATTAAATCTGAATATTTAAAAGGGCTTAAATTTCATTATGTTAAGGATATGGAAGATGTATTAAAACTTGCAATTACAAGTACCAAGGTTAAGAATGCAAAGAAATTATAAGAATATAATTTAACATGATTACAAAAACAAAGCAGCATTTTTAAATGCTGCTTTGTTTTTAAATTATCTTCTCTTTTTAATCAAGACATCTTTATATAATTCCAGGTTTTTTAAAACAATATCGCTTCCTTTTACAACAGTTTCTAGTGGTTGATCTCCTAGATGTACAGGAAGTTCTGTAGCTATAGATAATCGATCATCAAGCCCTCTTAGCATTGATCCACCACCTGTTAAATAAATGCCAGAATTATAGATATCAGCAGAGAGTTCTGGAGGAATTTCAGAAAGTGTTTCCATAATTGCATTTTCTATTTGTATAATAGACTTATCTAAACTTTTTTTAATCTCTTTATGTGATAATTGTATTTGTTTAGGTTTTCCTGTAAGAATATCTCTTCCTTCTACCATCATTTTTTCTGGAGGTGATGCTAAGGTATCGATTGCAGAACCAATTTTTATTTTTATTTTCTCTGCCATAGACTCTCCTATATGTAGATTTCGAGATTCTCTTACATATTGAGTAATATCTTCATTAAAAACATTTCCAGCAATTTTTACAGATTGGCCACTAATTATTCTCCCTAAAGAGATCACAGCAATTTCTGTAGTTCCTCCACCTATATCTACAACCATATTTCCTTTAGGTTCTAGAACATCTATCCCGCCACCTATTGCTGCTGCTATAGGTTCTGGTATTAGAAATATATTTTTTGCATTGAGTCGTTTTGCAGATTCTTGTACGGCTCGCATTTCAACTTCGGTACTTCCGCAAGGGATAGCAATAATCATATTATAAGAAGTTGCAAAAGCTGAAGTATTAAAAACTGATAACTTTTTGATAAATGTCTTTAGCATTTTCTCTGCTGCATCAAAATTAGAAATAACACCATTATTAAATGGAGATATTGTTTTTATATTCTTGTTAATTTTGCCACGCATCATACCTGCTTCTTTACCTACTGCAATAATTTTTCCGGTAATTTGATGAATTGATATGATAGAAGAGTTGTTTACTGCTATTTTTCCTTTATAGGTAATAAGCGTATTTGATGTGCCAAGATCTATTGCTATTTTTTCGTTTAAAAAATCAAAAAAGCCCATGATTTGTGTGTACTTAGGTTAATGTGTGTTGATTTAAGGTGTAATAAAGTAGCTTATATTCATGCAGTAGGGGTCTAAAGGTAGATAACTTCGATAAAACGTAATTATTGTATTTCTAAACAAGTTTTAGCATCATTTCTTGTAACGACAAATGATTGGACGCCTTTGTTGTAGTGAAGTAACCTCTATATTTTAGTAAGTGATTTATTAGATGTAATTATTTCATTGATAATAACTTTTTTTACATAATCTGTATTTTCCAAATAGTTTGGTTTATTTTTGGTTTTTAATACAAATAGCATTTCTCATAAATTTGGAAGACAATAAGATAATAATAGCTATAGATGGACATTCTTCTACAGGAAAAAGTACCGTCGCAAAACAATTAGCCAAAGCATTAGGGTATATTTATGTAGATACTGGAGCTATGTATCGAGCGGTTTCTTTATATGCTATGAGGAAAAAAATTATTGACGAGTTTCATTTTGATCAGGAAGCACTAGAAAAAGACCTTTCTGAGATAGATCTTAGATTTATGATAAACCCAGAAACTGGCCTGGCAGAAATCTTACTTAATGGAGAAAATGTAGAAAAAGAAATCAGGACGCTTACCGTTTCTAAATATGTAAGTAAAATTGCTGCAATCTCGAGTGTTCGTAAAAAATTAGTAGAACAACAACAAAAAATGGGGATAGATAAAGGGATTGTTATGGATGGGAGAGATATAGGAACTGTTGTTTTTCCAAATGCCGAACTTAAACTATTCATGACTGCAACTGCTAAGGATCGCGCAGAACGTAGATTTCTAGAGCTTAGAGAAAGGGGAGAAGATGTAACTTATGAAGATGTTTTAAAAAATGTAGTAAATAGAGATCACATAGATAGTACAAGAAAAGATTCGCCGCTTAAGAAAGCAGAAGATGCTATCAAGATAGATAATTCTAATCTTACCTTAAAAGAACAATTTGAGCAAATTTTACAACTTGCTAAAACTTCTGTTATTACTGCAACTTAATTTTTTGGAGCAACAAGAGAATCTGAGATATTATTTTCGTCTAAATTAAAATCAGAAAGCTCACGAGATTCGTATAATTTCATTTCTTCTTTTACCCA is a window encoding:
- the lon gene encoding endopeptidase La — protein: MAKTKFTTLDSLSFQGIDEDAELIPLMTPEDEEEIDKEDLPDILPILPLRNTVLFPGVVIPITAGRDKSIKLLNEANNGNKTIGVVSQKEEGIENPSLKDINRVGVVARILRVLKMPDGNTTVILQGKKRFHIDEVVEEVPYIKAKVREVPEARPAKENKEFSAIIDSIKDLALEIIKESPTIPSEASFAIKNIESNSFLINFVSSNLNLPVEEKQKLLEINDLKKRALATLKYMNVEFQKLELKNVIQSKVQHDMSQQQREYFLHQQMKTIQEELGGVSHEDEIEEMRVRSKDKKWDDKVKKHFDKELSKMQRMNPQVAEYSIQRNYLDLFLDLPWNEFSTDKFDLKRAMKILDRDHYGLDEVKRRIIEYLAVLKLRNDMKSPILCLYGPPGVGKTSLGKSIAEALGREYVRISLGGLRDEAEIRGHRKTYIGAMPGRIIQSLKKAGTSNPVFVLDEIDKLSVGNQGDPSSALLEVLDPEQNSEFHDNFLEMGFDLSKVMFIATSNSLGTIQPALRDRMEIINVTGYTIEEKIEIAKQHLLPKQLEEHGLNKSHIKMGKTQLEKIVEGYTRESGVRGLEKQIAKMVRYAAKNIAMEEEYNVKISNEDIIEVLGAPKLERDKYENNDVAGVVTGLAWTSVGGDILFIESILSKGKGSLTITGNLGKVMKESATIAMEYIKANAVELGINPDIFETYNVHIHVPEGATPKDGPSAGVTMLTSLVSLFTQRKVKKSLAMTGEITLRGKVLPVGGIKEKILAAKRAHIKEILLCEDNRRDINEIKSEYLKGLKFHYVKDMEDVLKLAITSTKVKNAKKL
- a CDS encoding rod shape-determining protein; the encoded protein is MGFFDFLNEKIAIDLGTSNTLITYKGKIAVNNSSIISIHQITGKIIAVGKEAGMMRGKINKNIKTISPFNNGVISNFDAAEKMLKTFIKKLSVFNTSAFATSYNMIIAIPCGSTEVEMRAVQESAKRLNAKNIFLIPEPIAAAIGGGIDVLEPKGNMVVDIGGGTTEIAVISLGRIISGQSVKIAGNVFNEDITQYVRESRNLHIGESMAEKIKIKIGSAIDTLASPPEKMMVEGRDILTGKPKQIQLSHKEIKKSLDKSIIQIENAIMETLSEIPPELSADIYNSGIYLTGGGSMLRGLDDRLSIATELPVHLGDQPLETVVKGSDIVLKNLELYKDVLIKKRR
- the cmk gene encoding (d)CMP kinase; this translates as MEDNKIIIAIDGHSSTGKSTVAKQLAKALGYIYVDTGAMYRAVSLYAMRKKIIDEFHFDQEALEKDLSEIDLRFMINPETGLAEILLNGENVEKEIRTLTVSKYVSKIAAISSVRKKLVEQQQKMGIDKGIVMDGRDIGTVVFPNAELKLFMTATAKDRAERRFLELRERGEDVTYEDVLKNVVNRDHIDSTRKDSPLKKAEDAIKIDNSNLTLKEQFEQILQLAKTSVITAT